A region from the Haloarcula limicola genome encodes:
- a CDS encoding MBL fold metallo-hydrolase, which translates to MVRRLREGVWLLELGLVPPFMSNAYLVDGSALDGESDGLTLVDTGLWWNEPPIADELDGVGYDPEDVDRVLVTHYDLDHVGGLNRLAPEFDGPVYVGREDLALLAGGTDPPLFHHKGLFHRASRQLSRLPDVDWRPLSEGDTVAGFTAYHTPGHNPGHLAYYHEAASTAFLGDLVWEEDGALTTPFWGDSYDMGRLRESVRGLASRMPAFDVAAMGHGDPLLAGGSDALRALAASV; encoded by the coding sequence ATGGTACGGCGACTTCGCGAGGGGGTGTGGCTGCTGGAACTCGGTCTCGTCCCGCCGTTCATGTCCAACGCCTATCTCGTCGACGGGTCGGCGCTCGACGGCGAGAGCGACGGTCTGACGCTCGTAGATACGGGGCTCTGGTGGAACGAACCGCCGATAGCCGACGAACTCGATGGGGTCGGATACGATCCCGAAGATGTCGACCGAGTGCTCGTGACACACTACGACCTCGACCACGTCGGCGGCTTGAACCGGTTGGCTCCCGAGTTCGACGGCCCAGTGTACGTCGGCCGGGAGGACCTGGCGCTGCTGGCCGGCGGGACCGACCCACCGCTGTTTCACCACAAGGGGCTGTTCCACCGGGCGAGCAGACAGCTATCGCGGCTCCCCGACGTGGACTGGCGACCGCTCTCGGAGGGCGACACCGTCGCGGGCTTCACCGCCTATCACACGCCGGGGCACAACCCCGGGCACCTCGCCTACTACCACGAGGCGGCCTCGACGGCGTTTCTCGGCGACCTCGTCTGGGAGGAGGACGGGGCGCTGACCACGCCGTTCTGGGGGGACTCCTACGACATGGGTCGTCTGCGCGAGAGCGTGCGCGGTCTCGCGTCGCGGATGCCCGCCTTCGACGTGGCGGCGATGGGCCACGGCGACCCGCTCCTCGCGGGCGGGTCAGACGCGCTCCGGGCGCTCGCCGCGAGCGTCTGA
- a CDS encoding DUF4013 domain-containing protein, with the protein MFQEAINYPRNSDSALKNVVIGGLLLVFSVLLVPTFLVMGYVVRSLRSILGGVEEPPEFDEWGELLVDGLKAFAIGFAYSLLPVVIVAVAVFAGGLTLGLGGNGGGSGLAVGLIFLVTALLVTVVSLAIAYVIPAAIVAWVRTDSLGAAFSPRELRSLAFSRTYATGWLVAFGISLLASVIIGALNAVVVGAVLVPFVVFYANVAGVHAIGSAVREMPAVEDGPDAPAGQPVA; encoded by the coding sequence ATGTTTCAAGAAGCCATAAACTACCCACGGAACAGCGACAGCGCACTGAAGAACGTCGTCATCGGCGGGTTACTGCTCGTCTTTAGCGTCCTGCTCGTCCCGACGTTCCTCGTGATGGGGTACGTCGTCCGGTCCCTGCGGTCGATACTCGGCGGCGTCGAGGAGCCGCCGGAGTTCGACGAGTGGGGCGAGCTGCTCGTCGACGGCCTGAAGGCGTTCGCCATCGGGTTCGCCTACTCGCTGCTACCCGTCGTCATCGTCGCGGTCGCGGTGTTCGCGGGCGGCCTCACCCTCGGCCTCGGCGGGAACGGAGGCGGGAGCGGACTGGCCGTCGGCCTCATCTTCCTGGTGACCGCGCTCCTCGTGACCGTCGTCTCGCTGGCCATCGCGTACGTGATCCCCGCGGCCATCGTGGCCTGGGTCCGCACCGACAGCCTCGGCGCGGCGTTCTCGCCCCGCGAGCTCCGCTCGCTGGCCTTCAGCCGCACCTACGCGACCGGGTGGCTCGTCGCCTTCGGTATCAGCCTCCTCGCCAGCGTGATCATCGGCGCGCTCAACGCCGTCGTCGTCGGCGCGGTGCTCGTCCCCTTCGTGGTATTCTACGCGAACGTCGCGGGGGTTCACGCCATCGGGTCGGCGGTTCGGGAGATGCCCGCCGTCGAAGACGGGCCCGACGCGCCCGCCGGACAGCCCGTCGCCTGA
- a CDS encoding NADPH-dependent FMN reductase encodes MSRPHVVGIAGSLRDESYTRVAIERALAEAEVAGGTTELLDLREFDLPVFDADAREAGDATRLTDAVAEADAILLGTPVYHGSFSAPLKNALDYCGFDEFENKTVGLLAVAGGSFPITALEHLRSVCRALNCWVIPHQAAIPRARNAVEAGAITDPDIDERVARLGEEAVQYANIEPDPPCFESTENVGADD; translated from the coding sequence ATGTCCAGACCGCACGTCGTCGGTATCGCCGGGAGCCTCCGCGACGAGAGTTACACCCGCGTCGCTATCGAGCGAGCGCTCGCCGAAGCCGAAGTCGCGGGCGGGACGACCGAACTGCTCGATCTCCGGGAGTTCGACCTCCCGGTCTTCGACGCCGACGCCCGCGAGGCCGGCGACGCGACTCGACTGACCGACGCCGTCGCCGAGGCCGACGCGATCCTCCTCGGGACGCCGGTGTATCACGGGTCGTTCTCCGCGCCGCTGAAGAACGCGCTCGACTACTGCGGGTTCGACGAGTTCGAGAACAAGACGGTCGGGCTGCTCGCCGTCGCCGGCGGCAGCTTCCCAATCACGGCGCTCGAACACCTCCGCTCGGTCTGCCGGGCGCTGAACTGCTGGGTAATCCCCCACCAGGCGGCCATCCCGCGGGCGAGAAACGCCGTCGAAGCGGGCGCGATAACCGACCCGGACATCGACGAGCGAGTGGCGCGACTCGGCGAGGAGGCGGTGCAGTACGCCAACATCGAACCGGACCCGCCGTGTTTCGAGAGCACGGAGAACGTCGGCGCGGACGATTAG
- the rqcH gene encoding ribosome rescue protein RqcH has protein sequence MDEKRELTSVDLAALESELSDYIGAKLDKAYLYADDDVVRLKMRDFDRGRVEFIIELGDVKRAHVAATEHVPDAPGRPPDFAMMLRNRLSGADLARVEQFEFDRILELEFDREDASTTIVAELFGDGNVAVLDEHGEVIDCLDTVRLKSRTVAPGTPYEFPSARFNPLTVDYEGFAARIRESDADVVRTLATQLNFGGLYGEELCSRADIEYNLPVEELTDEQLERLYEVVSELATRLREGDLDPRVYYESTGDGDGDGDSDDADAGDGSENRRRVDVTPIPLVEYEHLYSEQFEDFNDALDDYFFNFQREEQVEGGEPKRPDFEAEVSKYEHIIQQQEEAIEDFEADAEAEREKAELLYANYDLVDEVLSTVQGARAEDVPWAEIEATFEEGAEQGIPAAEAVVGVDGTEGTVTLDIDGTRVTVDAHTGVEKNADELYKEAKRIEGKKEGAQAAIEDTREDLEAVQERREEWEAEDSETEVESDDEAEDDEPTDWLNEPSIPVRSNEQWYEQFRWFHTSDGYLVIGGRDADDNEELVQKYLERGDKFFHAQAHGGPVTVLKATGPSEPAKEVEFPQSSLDEAAQFAVSYSSVWKDGRFAGDVYMVDPDQVSKTPESGEYLEKGGFAVRGDRTYFEDTEASVAVGITCDDETRVVGGPPAAIRPQAATSITVEPGQYAQNDIAKMLYREFKSRFADETFVRKVASPDRIQEFLPPGGSRMVEE, from the coding sequence ATGGACGAAAAGCGGGAGCTGACGAGCGTCGACCTCGCGGCGCTCGAGAGCGAACTCTCCGACTATATCGGGGCCAAGCTCGATAAGGCCTACCTCTACGCCGACGACGACGTGGTCCGGCTGAAGATGCGGGACTTCGACCGGGGACGAGTCGAGTTCATCATCGAACTGGGCGACGTCAAGCGCGCTCACGTCGCCGCGACCGAACACGTTCCGGACGCACCCGGCCGCCCGCCGGACTTCGCCATGATGCTCCGGAACCGCCTGTCAGGTGCCGATCTCGCCCGCGTCGAGCAGTTCGAGTTCGACCGCATCCTCGAACTGGAGTTCGACCGCGAGGACGCCTCGACCACCATCGTCGCGGAGCTGTTCGGCGACGGGAACGTCGCGGTGCTGGACGAACACGGCGAGGTCATCGACTGTCTGGACACGGTTCGACTCAAGTCGCGCACCGTCGCGCCGGGGACGCCCTACGAGTTCCCCTCGGCGCGGTTCAACCCGCTCACGGTCGACTACGAGGGGTTCGCCGCGCGTATCCGCGAGTCCGACGCCGACGTCGTCCGCACCCTCGCCACACAGCTGAACTTCGGCGGGCTCTACGGCGAGGAGCTCTGTTCGCGGGCCGATATCGAGTACAACCTCCCCGTCGAAGAGCTGACCGACGAGCAGCTGGAGCGGCTGTACGAGGTCGTCTCGGAACTCGCGACGCGGCTGCGCGAGGGAGACCTCGACCCGCGCGTGTACTACGAATCCACCGGAGACGGCGACGGTGACGGCGACTCCGACGACGCCGACGCCGGGGACGGCAGCGAGAACCGCCGGCGCGTCGACGTGACGCCGATCCCGCTCGTCGAGTACGAACACCTCTATAGCGAGCAGTTCGAGGATTTCAACGACGCGCTCGACGACTACTTCTTCAACTTCCAGCGGGAGGAGCAGGTCGAGGGCGGCGAGCCCAAACGGCCGGACTTCGAGGCCGAGGTCTCGAAGTACGAGCACATCATCCAGCAACAGGAGGAGGCCATCGAGGACTTCGAGGCCGACGCGGAGGCCGAACGCGAGAAGGCGGAACTCCTCTACGCGAACTACGACCTCGTCGACGAGGTGCTCTCGACGGTGCAGGGCGCGCGGGCCGAGGACGTCCCGTGGGCCGAGATCGAGGCGACCTTCGAGGAGGGGGCCGAGCAGGGCATCCCGGCCGCGGAGGCCGTCGTCGGCGTCGACGGCACCGAGGGGACCGTGACGCTCGACATCGACGGGACGCGGGTCACGGTGGACGCCCACACCGGCGTCGAGAAGAACGCCGACGAGCTGTACAAGGAGGCCAAGCGCATCGAGGGCAAGAAGGAGGGCGCACAGGCGGCCATCGAGGACACCCGCGAGGACCTAGAGGCCGTCCAAGAGCGCCGTGAGGAGTGGGAGGCCGAAGATAGCGAGACCGAAGTCGAGAGCGACGACGAGGCCGAGGACGACGAGCCGACCGACTGGCTGAACGAGCCCTCGATTCCCGTCCGCTCGAACGAGCAGTGGTACGAGCAGTTCCGCTGGTTCCACACCTCCGACGGCTACCTCGTCATCGGCGGTCGGGACGCCGACGACAACGAGGAACTGGTCCAGAAGTACCTCGAACGCGGTGACAAGTTCTTCCACGCGCAGGCCCACGGCGGTCCGGTCACCGTCCTCAAGGCCACCGGCCCGAGCGAACCCGCGAAGGAAGTCGAGTTCCCCCAGTCATCCCTCGACGAGGCGGCCCAATTCGCCGTCTCCTACTCCTCGGTCTGGAAGGACGGCCGGTTCGCCGGCGACGTGTACATGGTAGACCCCGATCAGGTGTCGAAGACGCCCGAGAGCGGCGAATACTTGGAGAAGGGCGGGTTCGCGGTACGGGGCGACCGGACCTACTTCGAGGACACGGAAGCGAGCGTCGCCGTCGGCATCACCTGCGACGACGAGACGCGCGTCGTCGGTGGTCCGCCGGCGGCGATTCGCCCGCAGGCGGCGACGAGCATCACCGTCGAACCGGGCCAGTACGCCCAGAACGACATCGCCAAGATGCTCTACCGGGAGTTCAAATCGCGCTTCGCCGACGAGACGTTCGTCCGGAAGGTCGCCAGCCCCGACCGGATCCAGGAGTTCCTGCCGCCCGGCGGGAGTCGGATGGTCGAGGAGTAG
- a CDS encoding SRPBCC family protein, translated as MPRIQRETRIDAPRERVFDLARHVEAHVATMPDEEAVAGTGLLGPGDRVTFRAPQFGVPFELAAEVVGFDRPRRFRDVQRSGVFGSLSHEHTFEEVEGGTLMRDDVRFSMPFGPLGRLGAPVARWRLRRLVDYHAKALKRLAEGENWRRYLDD; from the coding sequence ATGCCCCGCATCCAGCGAGAGACGCGGATCGACGCGCCGCGCGAGCGGGTGTTCGACCTCGCGCGGCACGTCGAGGCTCACGTCGCCACGATGCCCGACGAGGAGGCCGTCGCGGGGACGGGACTGCTCGGTCCCGGCGACCGCGTGACCTTCCGCGCGCCGCAGTTCGGCGTCCCGTTCGAGCTCGCCGCGGAGGTCGTCGGGTTCGATCGACCGCGACGGTTCCGCGACGTCCAGCGGTCGGGCGTCTTCGGCTCGCTCTCGCACGAGCACACCTTCGAGGAAGTCGAGGGCGGGACGCTCATGCGCGACGACGTTCGCTTCTCGATGCCGTTCGGACCGCTCGGTCGACTCGGCGCGCCGGTCGCGCGCTGGCGACTCCGACGGCTCGTCGACTATCACGCGAAGGCGCTGAAACGGCTCGCCGAGGGCGAGAACTGGCGACGGTACCTCGACGACTGA
- a CDS encoding tRNA uridine(34) 5-carboxymethylaminomethyl modification radical SAM/GNAT enzyme Elp3: MSTDTSDPSETEAFQQVCAELVDRILAGEVERDDVEQAKVDVCREYSAPKVPKNSELLDYAPQEHREVLEEVLQRKPVRTASGVSPIAIMTSPHRCPHGKCLYCPGGPDSEFSSAQSYTGHEPAAARGEQNDYDPYGQVTLRLNQLREIGHPVDKAELIVMGGTMTARSHDYQEWFVKRALEAMNDFDVDAEPTPAEDVSFAEDPEEYEFKYLEDVIEENETADVRNVATTFETKPDWCDPEQIDRMLDLGATKVEVGVQTTFERINREMHRGHGVQASIDANRRLRDSAFKVGFHMMPGQPGMSKEMCLEDFRRIFSESQWKPDYLKIYPTLVVPGTVTYDWWQKNDFDPLGNQEAAELVAEIKDMIPRYTRLQRVQRDIPADFIEGGVWKSNLRQLAWKEMDKHGWSCDCIRCREAGHSENDAENVSLDVMTYEACGGTEHFISFEDFENDVLVGFCRLRFPNDPVREELQDAALVRELHVYGNSVGLGQAAGDDDHQHRGYGKRLLAKAEELARDAGFSKLAVISGIGVREYYRNKLDYEQDGPYVSKRLE, from the coding sequence ATGAGTACCGACACGTCCGACCCGAGCGAGACGGAGGCCTTCCAGCAGGTGTGCGCGGAGTTGGTCGACCGCATCCTCGCCGGCGAGGTCGAGCGCGACGACGTCGAGCAGGCGAAGGTGGACGTCTGTCGGGAGTACTCCGCGCCGAAGGTCCCGAAGAACTCCGAGCTGCTGGATTACGCGCCGCAGGAACACCGCGAAGTGCTCGAAGAGGTGCTCCAGCGCAAACCGGTCAGGACGGCCTCGGGTGTCTCGCCCATCGCCATCATGACCTCGCCGCACCGGTGTCCCCACGGGAAGTGCCTCTACTGCCCGGGCGGTCCGGACTCGGAGTTCTCCTCCGCGCAGTCCTACACCGGTCACGAACCCGCCGCGGCCCGCGGCGAGCAGAACGACTACGACCCGTACGGGCAGGTCACGCTCCGCCTGAACCAGCTACGGGAGATCGGCCACCCGGTCGACAAGGCCGAACTCATCGTCATGGGCGGGACGATGACCGCCCGGAGCCACGACTATCAGGAGTGGTTCGTCAAGCGGGCGCTGGAGGCGATGAACGACTTCGACGTGGACGCCGAGCCGACGCCGGCCGAGGACGTGAGCTTCGCCGAGGACCCCGAGGAGTACGAGTTCAAGTATTTAGAGGACGTCATCGAGGAGAACGAGACGGCCGACGTTCGCAACGTCGCCACGACGTTCGAGACCAAGCCCGACTGGTGTGACCCCGAACAGATCGACCGGATGCTCGACCTCGGCGCGACGAAGGTCGAGGTCGGCGTCCAGACGACGTTCGAGCGCATCAACCGCGAGATGCACCGCGGCCACGGCGTCCAGGCGAGTATCGACGCCAACCGCCGCCTGCGGGACTCGGCGTTCAAGGTCGGCTTCCACATGATGCCCGGCCAACCCGGCATGTCCAAGGAGATGTGCTTAGAGGACTTCCGGCGCATCTTCTCGGAGTCGCAGTGGAAGCCCGACTACCTCAAAATCTATCCGACGCTCGTCGTGCCGGGGACGGTCACCTACGACTGGTGGCAGAAGAACGACTTCGACCCCCTGGGCAATCAGGAGGCCGCCGAACTCGTCGCCGAGATCAAGGACATGATTCCCCGGTACACCCGTCTCCAGCGGGTCCAGCGGGACATCCCGGCGGACTTCATCGAGGGCGGCGTCTGGAAGTCCAACCTCCGCCAGCTCGCGTGGAAGGAGATGGACAAGCACGGCTGGTCCTGTGACTGCATCCGCTGTCGGGAGGCGGGCCACAGCGAGAACGACGCCGAGAACGTCTCCCTCGACGTGATGACCTACGAGGCCTGCGGCGGGACGGAACATTTCATCTCTTTCGAGGACTTCGAGAACGACGTGCTGGTGGGCTTCTGCCGGCTTCGGTTCCCGAACGATCCGGTCCGCGAGGAGCTACAGGACGCCGCGCTCGTCCGCGAACTTCACGTCTACGGGAACTCGGTCGGACTCGGACAGGCGGCGGGCGACGACGACCACCAGCACCGCGGTTACGGCAAGCGGCTGCTGGCGAAAGCCGAGGAGTTGGCCCGCGACGCCGGATTCTCGAAGCTCGCGGTCATCTCCGGCATCGGCGTCCGGGAGTACTACCGGAACAAGCTCGACTACGAGCAGGACGGGCCGTACGTCTCGAAGCGGTTGGAGTGA
- a CDS encoding DHH family phosphoesterase, with protein MGSCIICGTSVEGRICDLHEEDALFVFRGNSADQLTVDRYYRGTVDGFAEFGVFVDIGDSVTGLLHRSELDRRLDSLDWDSGDEVYVQVKNVRDNGNIDLGWSIRQSEREFRGVLVDDPEVGHSTLLEEDEDDEAEAGAADSGNGSTRDDSTGRNDESGETAEVAETESDAGAVSRSSDAERVDGAGSVGSTESEVDDAATTETDAAQSGGSAAVVEEQTESDTEATAADSTDAEAADAETADAEATDAEPQTVAVGALSEHVGEDVRLEGEVVGIRQTSGPTVFELHDETGTVDCAAFVEAGVRAYPDVEEGDFARFDGEVRRRRGEIQVETEDLSVLEDAERDEVEQRLADALDDEARPDSVDPLADDPAIDALSEDLVEVATEIRKAVLTDRPVIVRHANTADGYLAGSALERATLPLVTDQHRRTDAQYHYFDRRPLEGGVYDMDDATKDTSTMLDNRARHDEQLPLFVFVAAGGTRESLDGFDLLNVYGAPTVLVDDIDVDGAVTDAVDAAVSPSLADAPETTATALAANVAAHVNDGVREDLRHLPAVSFWEGVPDAYHEAAGEAGYDDEAVTQLREAVALEAHYQSYEDKRELITDLVFGDDEDDVGGLAGHIAEQFRERVDDEVSTAKANLDYRSVEDAEVAVLDTDAYSHQYEFPPETLLLDELHRDVRDEADAVVGISTDTLYVRTDADVDVHELAATVAENAPEGGVAPRSVREGSIRYLAGERDAVLDALLSALGDEL; from the coding sequence ATGGGTTCGTGTATCATTTGCGGCACGTCCGTCGAAGGACGTATCTGTGACCTCCACGAGGAGGACGCCCTGTTCGTATTCCGAGGCAACAGCGCTGACCAACTGACCGTCGACCGGTACTACCGCGGTACCGTGGACGGATTCGCCGAGTTCGGCGTCTTCGTCGACATCGGCGACAGCGTCACGGGGCTCCTCCACCGGAGCGAACTGGATCGCCGGCTCGACTCCCTCGACTGGGACTCGGGCGACGAGGTGTACGTTCAGGTGAAGAACGTCCGCGACAACGGCAACATCGACCTGGGCTGGTCCATCCGCCAGTCAGAGCGCGAGTTCCGCGGCGTCCTCGTCGACGACCCCGAAGTCGGTCACTCGACGCTGCTCGAAGAGGACGAAGACGACGAAGCGGAGGCGGGTGCGGCGGATTCGGGAAACGGTAGCACGCGGGACGATTCGACCGGACGGAACGACGAGAGCGGCGAGACCGCCGAAGTCGCCGAGACGGAATCCGACGCCGGAGCCGTCAGTCGGTCGAGCGACGCCGAGCGCGTAGACGGCGCCGGCAGCGTCGGCTCGACGGAGAGCGAAGTCGACGACGCGGCGACGACGGAGACGGACGCCGCCCAGAGCGGCGGGAGCGCGGCGGTCGTCGAGGAACAGACCGAATCCGACACCGAAGCGACAGCGGCCGACTCGACCGACGCCGAAGCGGCCGACGCTGAAACGGCCGATGCCGAAGCGACCGACGCGGAACCGCAGACGGTCGCCGTCGGAGCGCTCTCGGAACACGTCGGCGAGGACGTTCGCCTCGAAGGCGAGGTCGTCGGCATCCGACAGACCTCCGGTCCGACGGTGTTCGAACTCCACGACGAGACCGGCACCGTCGACTGCGCCGCGTTCGTCGAGGCCGGCGTCCGCGCTTACCCCGACGTCGAGGAGGGCGACTTCGCCCGGTTCGACGGCGAGGTGCGCCGCCGACGCGGCGAGATCCAGGTCGAGACCGAGGACCTCTCGGTCCTCGAAGACGCGGAGCGCGACGAGGTCGAACAGCGCCTCGCGGACGCGCTGGACGACGAGGCCCGCCCCGACAGCGTCGACCCGCTGGCCGACGACCCGGCCATCGACGCCCTCTCCGAGGACCTCGTCGAGGTGGCCACGGAGATCAGGAAAGCGGTCCTCACTGACCGCCCGGTCATCGTCCGGCACGCCAACACGGCCGACGGCTACCTCGCGGGCAGCGCGCTCGAACGGGCGACGCTCCCGCTGGTCACCGACCAGCACCGCCGCACCGACGCGCAGTACCACTACTTCGACCGCCGACCGCTCGAAGGCGGCGTCTACGACATGGACGACGCGACGAAGGACACGTCGACCATGCTCGACAACCGCGCGCGCCACGACGAGCAACTGCCGCTGTTCGTCTTCGTCGCCGCCGGCGGCACCCGCGAGAGCCTCGACGGCTTCGACCTGCTGAACGTCTACGGCGCGCCGACGGTGCTCGTCGACGACATCGACGTCGACGGCGCGGTCACCGACGCCGTGGACGCCGCGGTCTCGCCGAGCCTGGCCGACGCGCCCGAGACGACCGCGACGGCGCTGGCCGCCAACGTCGCCGCCCACGTCAACGACGGCGTGCGCGAGGACCTCCGCCACCTGCCCGCGGTGAGCTTCTGGGAGGGCGTCCCCGACGCCTACCACGAGGCCGCCGGCGAGGCGGGCTACGACGACGAGGCGGTCACGCAGCTCCGCGAGGCCGTCGCGCTGGAGGCCCACTACCAGTCCTACGAGGACAAGCGCGAGCTCATCACCGACCTCGTCTTCGGCGACGACGAGGACGACGTGGGCGGTCTCGCCGGTCACATCGCGGAGCAGTTCCGCGAGCGAGTGGACGACGAGGTTTCGACGGCGAAGGCCAACCTCGACTACCGCTCCGTCGAGGACGCCGAGGTGGCCGTGCTGGACACGGACGCGTACTCTCACCAGTACGAGTTCCCGCCCGAGACGCTCCTGCTCGACGAGCTCCACCGCGACGTCCGCGACGAGGCCGACGCCGTCGTCGGCATCTCTACGGACACGCTGTACGTCCGCACCGACGCCGACGTGGACGTCCACGAACTGGCCGCCACCGTCGCCGAGAACGCGCCGGAAGGCGGCGTCGCCCCGCGGAGCGTCCGCGAGGGCTCGATCCGCTACCTCGCAGGTGAGCGCGACGCCGTGCTCGACGCGCTCCTGTCGGCGCTCGGCGACGAACTGTAG
- a CDS encoding cupin domain-containing protein, producing MSDGPVNADDLEWTTHEHGQRTFKRKQLGAAAGGEELGTSLYEVESGKRLWLRHYHEGNEEALFVLDGGGTLWLGPDSAEHTLESGDYVALPAGEESAHEIEAGEDGLRLLAVSTMEEPDITVYPDREMVGLYAGSAPGGDSDERSLSTYLDRNAEMEYWE from the coding sequence ATGAGCGACGGCCCGGTCAACGCCGACGATCTGGAGTGGACGACGCACGAACACGGACAGCGCACGTTCAAGCGCAAACAGCTGGGCGCGGCTGCCGGCGGCGAGGAACTCGGGACGAGCCTCTACGAGGTCGAGTCGGGCAAGCGGCTGTGGCTTCGCCACTATCACGAGGGCAACGAGGAGGCGCTGTTCGTCTTAGACGGCGGCGGGACGCTCTGGCTCGGTCCCGACTCGGCGGAACACACGCTCGAATCCGGTGACTACGTCGCCCTCCCCGCCGGAGAGGAGAGCGCTCACGAGATCGAGGCGGGCGAGGACGGCCTCCGCCTGCTCGCGGTCTCGACTATGGAGGAGCCGGACATCACGGTCTATCCCGACAGGGAGATGGTCGGTCTCTACGCCGGCTCAGCCCCCGGTGGGGACAGCGACGAGCGGTCGCTCTCGACGTATCTGGATAGGAATGCGGAGATGGAGTATTGGGAGTAG
- a CDS encoding NAD(P)/FAD-dependent oxidoreductase, with the protein MTATLAVVGAGAAGAAATYALRDAPVEVTVLEKSRGVCGRAATRRNGGCVYEYGANYLKDDDDRVTELVTDELPTDGLVDVDDPIYAFERDGEIHEGRDADEHKWTYEAGITQLAKRLFAETDAEIRHEVRVETLERVGDGWRISDDEGTDCGRYDGVLLTPPAPQTADILGQAEWNHDDRRSIRQTVASVPYRTVVAGVLHYPFELDVPWYAAVNADKDHDIGWVGREECKAGHVPDGESLLLVQMNEGWSVANYDERPDALLDRIAQRTAHLLDDDRLTDPDWTDHQHWRYSQSEATVDHDEIAVARDHDLFFAGDWVAEESRLHAALRNGLDTGETIAAAL; encoded by the coding sequence ATGACGGCGACGCTGGCGGTCGTCGGTGCCGGTGCGGCCGGTGCCGCGGCGACGTACGCACTCCGTGACGCACCGGTCGAGGTGACGGTCCTCGAGAAGAGCCGCGGCGTCTGCGGCCGCGCGGCCACCCGACGGAACGGGGGCTGCGTCTACGAGTACGGCGCGAACTACCTCAAGGACGACGACGACCGCGTCACCGAACTGGTGACCGACGAACTGCCCACCGACGGCCTCGTCGACGTCGATGACCCGATCTACGCCTTCGAGCGCGACGGCGAGATTCACGAGGGGAGAGACGCCGACGAACACAAGTGGACCTACGAGGCGGGCATCACGCAGCTCGCCAAGCGGCTGTTCGCCGAGACGGACGCCGAGATTCGCCACGAGGTCCGCGTCGAGACGCTGGAGCGGGTCGGCGACGGCTGGCGCATCTCCGACGACGAGGGGACCGACTGCGGGCGGTACGACGGCGTCTTGCTGACGCCGCCGGCCCCGCAGACGGCGGACATCCTCGGACAGGCGGAGTGGAACCACGACGACCGCCGCTCGATCCGCCAGACCGTCGCGTCGGTCCCCTACCGAACCGTCGTCGCCGGCGTCCTGCACTACCCCTTCGAACTCGACGTGCCGTGGTACGCCGCCGTCAACGCCGACAAGGACCACGACATCGGCTGGGTCGGCCGCGAGGAGTGCAAGGCCGGCCACGTCCCCGACGGCGAGTCGCTGCTGTTGGTCCAGATGAATGAGGGCTGGTCGGTCGCCAACTACGACGAACGGCCGGACGCCCTTCTCGACCGGATCGCCCAGCGGACGGCGCACTTACTGGACGACGACCGGCTGACCGACCCCGACTGGACCGACCACCAGCACTGGCGGTACTCCCAGTCGGAGGCGACCGTCGACCACGACGAGATCGCGGTGGCGCGAGACCACGACCTCTTCTTCGCCGGCGATTGGGTGGCCGAGGAGTCGCGTCTGCACGCGGCGTTGCGGAACGGGCTCGACACGGGCGAGACCATCGCAGCCGCGCTCTGA
- a CDS encoding YIP1 family protein gives MTQWVENTTGGRDRGPTALARAWGEILVRPRRFFRTGVAPGDQAPGLIFAALVVALEELSRFLVVDLARRGVVSTGPFAYPAIGEFTPGLAVLVLLAVVVFVAPATVHLTAALQTLLLIPVASERGGVSETVQVLCYAMAPCVFAGLPSPELRVLVTLWGVGLYVVGTAVVHELRLGFAAVLAALPAAIVFGYGFRGFHALATLASSGGF, from the coding sequence GTGACACAGTGGGTCGAGAACACGACGGGCGGGCGCGACAGGGGGCCGACCGCGCTGGCCCGCGCGTGGGGAGAGATCCTCGTCCGTCCCCGGCGGTTCTTCCGGACCGGCGTCGCGCCCGGCGACCAGGCGCCGGGGCTGATATTCGCGGCGCTGGTCGTCGCCCTCGAAGAGCTGAGTCGGTTTCTCGTCGTCGACTTGGCTCGCCGCGGCGTCGTCTCGACCGGGCCGTTCGCGTATCCCGCCATCGGCGAGTTCACGCCGGGCCTCGCGGTTCTCGTCCTGCTCGCGGTCGTCGTCTTCGTCGCGCCGGCGACGGTCCACCTGACGGCGGCGCTCCAGACGCTGCTGTTGATCCCCGTCGCCTCCGAGCGCGGGGGCGTCAGCGAGACGGTGCAGGTGCTCTGCTACGCGATGGCCCCCTGCGTCTTCGCGGGACTCCCCTCGCCCGAACTCCGGGTTCTCGTCACGCTCTGGGGGGTGGGGCTGTACGTCGTCGGTACCGCCGTCGTCCACGAACTCCGCCTGGGCTTCGCGGCCGTTCTCGCGGCGCTCCCCGCCGCGATCGTCTTCGGGTACGGCTTTCGGGGCTTTCACGCCCTGGCGACGCTCGCGTCGAGTGGTGGGTTTTAG